From the Fusobacterium ulcerans ATCC 49185 genome, the window ATTTGTTCAAGAAATTTAAGATAAGAGTCAAGGTTGTTGAGAACTTTGTTCTTTTGTGGATCTGTAGTACAGATAAGACCAATTACACCAATTACTTCTTCCTTATATAATATAGGAGAAGAGAGCTCAAGTTTTTCTTTACATTCTTTTTTATAATCACATTTTTTGCAAAGATTATGTTTTCTTGGCTCAGTAATCAAAAGGCTTTTTTTAGTTTTAATTACTTCTTTATATACAACACCACTTACTATTTCATTATTTTTATCTTGAAATAAACCAGTTCCAGCTATTCTTACAAGATCAGCATCAACTATTTCTACTTCTGCCTCAATGACATTAGCTATTATATTGGCATATTTTTTCACATGATTTTCTATGTTTTTCAGTTTAGACATCTAGGACCTCCATAAAAGATCATTCAATTATAATGATCGTTTTAAACAATTATACCATATAACTTAAAAAACTGAAACGGAAGTTTATCAAAATGATATTTATTTTTTATCATTATGATAATGAGAAAGAATTTATTGATTAAATTTTATAAAATTTAAATGATTTTTATATTAATATTGAAAAATAAAGTGGCTGTGAAGGAATTTGTATATTTTTATAGTATTGGCATACATATTGCTTTTAAAGTTAACAAGTAAATAAAACAGGAGGGAATATTTTGATATTAATCAATGGAAGAATAATAACTCAGGATATTGAAAGACCATACATAGAAAATGGAAGTATAGTTATAAGGGGAGAAAAAATAGTAGATTTAGGTAATACTGAAGATATGATGAAAAAATATCCCACTGAAGAAATTGAAGATGTCAAAGGAAAAATAATAATGCCTGGACTGATAAATACTCATCATCACATTTACAGTGCATTTGCTAGAGGAATGAAATCTAATGGAAAGCCTTCAAAAGATTTTGTAGAGATACTTGAAAATCTTTGGTGGAAACTGGATAAGAAACTAAATCTGGAAGATGTTGAATACAGTGCTCTTACAACATATATAGATTGTATAAAAAATGGAGTAACAACAGTATTTGATCATCATGCAAGTCCTTATTCTATAACTGGAAGTCTGGAAACGATAGCAGAGGCAGCAAATAAATTAGGAGTAAGAACATGCCTTTGTTATGAAGTTTCTGATAGAGATGGAATAGAAATAATGGAAGAGGGAATAAAGGAGAATATAGACTTTATAAAAAAATATAACACAGATTCTCAAAATATGATAAAAGGAATGTTTGGACTTCATGCTTCTTTCACACTGTCAGATGCAACTTTAAAAAGATGTAATAAAGAAATGGAAGGACTTAATGCTGGATATCATGTACATACAGCAGAGGGAAAAGCTGATTTGGAAGATTCATTGAAAAAATATAATAAGAGAGTAGTTGAAAGATTGAGAGATTTCAATATTCTTGGAGATAAAACCATAACAGTTCACTGTATACATGTAGATGAAAATGAAATGAATATCCTTAGAGATACTGAAACAAATGTGGTACATAATGCAGAATCTAATATGGGAAATGCAGTAGGATGTTCACCATTTTTGGAAATGTTCGCTAAAGGAATAAATATAGGAATAGGAACAGATGGATATACAAGTGATATGTTTGAGTCTATGAAAGTAGCTAATATATTACATAAACATGAAAAGAAAGATCCATCAGCTGCATGGGGAGAAGTACCAGCAGCACTGTTTGAAAATAATAGAAAAATAGCTGAAAAATATTTCAAAGGAGCTATTGGAATAATCAAACCAGGAGCTTTGGCTGATGTTATAGTAGTAGATTATGATCCTCTTACTCCAATGGATGGAAATAATATTAATGGACACATACTTTTTGGAATGATGGGAAGAAGTGTTGTGACAACTATAATTAATGGAAAAATAATAATGAAAGATAGAAAATTATTTACAGCAGATGAAAAAAGAATATTTGGACATTCAAGGGAAACAGCACAGAAATTATGGAATAGAATGTAATATAAATTATGGGTTGGGGGTATTTTAATGATGGACATCAAAACAGCAAATATAGGACAAATTAGCTTGACAGATGTGATGCTGAGCCCAAAAGAGCTTTTTCTTTTTGGAATGCAGCATATAGCAGCAATGTGTGCAGGAGCTATGGCAGTTCCTATCATTTTAGGAAATTCTTTAGGAATGACATATGATCAAATCAGTATATTGGTAGCAGCATCTTTTATGATGGCAGGATTGGGAACTATCATACAGACCTTAGGTATTGGAAAAAATATAGGTTCAAAACTTCCAATGGTGGAAGGAGTGAGTTTTGCAGGAGTAGCAGCTCTTTCAGCTGTAGGAGTTGCCTATAGAGATGCAGATCCTGTAATGGGAATACAGGTGATGATGGGAGCAACTATTATTTCAGGAGTATTCTGTATAGTTGTAGCTCCAGTATTTGGAAAATTATTGAAATTTTTTCCACCTCTTGTATCAGGAGTAGTAGTTACATGTATGGGATTATCTCTTATACCTGTAGCTATAAAATGGATAGGAGGAGGAAATCCTTCAGCAGAGAATTTTGGAAACTTTAAAAATATTCTTCTGGCTGGAATAACTTTGATAATAATAGTGGGAATTCAAAAAATATCAAAGGGATTTCTAGGAAATATAGCTATTCTTTTGGGAATAATTGCAGGGACATTAATAGCTATCCCTATGGGCATGGTAGACTTTTCAAATGTTTCTGAAGTAGGAATTTTTAATCTCAATACACCATTGTATTTTGGTATGCCAAAGTTTGATATAACAGCAGTACTGTCATTGTTTTTGGTACAGTTGGTAATTATGACAGATGCAACTGGAAATCAGCTGAATCTAAGTAATATTTGTAAGGTTGATGAAAAAGATGAAGGAAGACTGGTAGCTGGATTGAGAGCCCATGGACTTTCTTCAGTATTAGGTGGAATATTTAATACATTTCCACACTCACTTTTTGGTCAGAATGTAGGAATAGCTGCAATAACAGGAGTATCAAGCCGTTTTGTAGGAACAGCAGCAGGAGTAATGCTTCTGGCAGTGAGCTTTTTTCCTAAACTTATAAATATACTTACATCTATTCCAGAACCAGTATTAGGGGGAGCAGGAATAATAATGTTTGGTATAGTTGCAGCTAATGGAATAAAAAGACTGGGAGAAGTAAACTACAATGGAAATAAAAATCTTATGATAGTTGCTGCTAGTATAGGAATAGCTCTTATACCAATAGCAGTACCAGAGTTTTTTAAACATTTTCCAGGATGGGGAAAAATTCTTTTTCAAAGTCCTGTAACTTTAGGATGTCTTTCAGTATTGATACTGAATATAGTTTTTAATGAACTAGGGAAGAGCGAAAAGTAAGAAAGAATTAGGAAGTAAAGAATAGAAAAGTAAAAAATTAGAGAAAATAAAAAAATTAAAATATAAAAATTAAAATGTAATTTTAGGAGGAAAAATGGCAGATATAAGAGTTAAAATAGCAGGTTTAGAATATGAGAATCCAGTGATAGTGGCAGCAGGACCACCTTCAAAAGATGCAGAAGCATGTAGAGCATGTGTAGAAAATGGAGCAGCAGGAGTAGTTGCAAAAACTGTATCAGCAGTTCCAGCAAATGTGCCAAAACCATGTATGCATGATTTTAAAGGGAAACTATTTCTTAATACAGAATTATGGTCTGAGCTTTCAGTGGAACATTGGGTGGCAGAAGAATATGAAAAATGTAAAGTGAATAATGAACCATTAATAATAGGAATGGGATATGTAGAATCTGATATTAGAACCCTTATACCTATGCTTGATAAATATGCAGATGCTTATGAAATTTCAAGTCATTATGTAGGAAGAGATCTTACTCCTATGCTGAATACATTGAGAGCAGCAAAGGAACTTACTAAAAAACCAGTATTTATGAAAGTATCTCCAGGAGTAGAGAATTTAGGAGAAGTAGGAAGAATTTTAGAAGAAAATGGAGCAGATGGATTAGTAGCTATTAACTCAGTAGGTCCTTGTCTGTCAATAGATATAGAAACTGGAAAACCATTTATGGGAAGTGCAACAGGGTATGGTTGGATGTCAGGGGCAGCTATAAAACCAATAGCATTAAGAGTTGTATATGAACTTGCAAAAGCAGTAAAAATCCCAGTATTTGGTGTAGGTGGAGTTACTTGTGGAGCAGATGTTATAGAGATGGTAATGGCAGGAGCAGCAGCAGTTCAAGTATGTACTCAGGGAATAATTGAAGGACCTAAAGCTTTTGGAAGAATAGCAAAAGAAACAAATGAGTGGCTTGATAAACATGGATATAATTCTTTAGATGAAATAAGAGGAGTAACAATAAAATACTTAGCTGAAAGAGAAAAAGCTAACTATATTACAAATCCTCCAGTTGTATCAGCAGATAAATGTATAGGATGTGGAGTCTGTAAAACTGTGTGTGGATATAAAGCAATAGAAATAATTGAGAAAAAAGCTGTTATTAATAAGGATAAATGTTTTGGATGCGGAGTATGCGTTTCTAAATGTCCTACAAAAGCTATGGATATAGCTAGATAAAAATAATGGAGGGAAATATGGGAGAGGTATACACTTTTATAGTAAATGGGCAGAAGATAGAAACTTCCCAAGATAAAAATTTATTAGACTTCCTTAGGGACGATTTGGGACTTATTTCAGTGAAAAATGGATGTAAAGAAGGTGCCTGTGGTACTTGTACAGTACTTATAGATGGAAAGGCAATGAAATCATGTATATTTACCACTAAGAAAATAGATGGTAAAGAGATAGGAACTATAGAAGGGTTTTCAGAAAGAGATAAATCAGTTTTTGCCTATGCTTTCACTGAGTGTGGAGCAGTGCAGTGTGGATTTTGTATTCCAGGAATGGTTATAGCAGCAAAAAGTCTTTTTCTAAAGACACTTGCTCCTACCAGAGAGGAAGTAAAAAAAGCTCTGGTTGGAAATATCTGCAGATGTACAGGATATGTTAAGATAGAGGAAGCAATACTTTTAGCAGCAGAATTGTTCAGAGAAAATAAAGAAGTTCCAGAAACACAGTGTGCAGGCTTAGTAGGAACACATGTACCAAGGGTAGATGGAGCTGTAAAAACATTAGGAACAGCAAAATATGCTGAGGACTACAAAGAAGATGGAATGTACTATGGAAGTGCAGTGAGAACAAAATATCCTAGAGCAAAGGTACTGTCTATCGACTACAGTGAAGCTTTGAAATTAGATGGAGTTCTTGGTGTACTCACAGCAGCAGATGTTCCAGGAAAAAATAATATAGGACATTTGGAATTTATCTCTGACTGGGATGCCCTCATACCAGTTGGAGGTATAACAAGATATATTGGTGATGCAGTAGCATTGGTTGCTGCCAAAGATAAGAAAATATTGGAAGAAGCTAAAAAACTTGTAAAAGTAGAGTATGAAGAACTTGAGGGATTGTTCACAATAGAAGATGCCATGGCTGACGGAGCTCCTCTTATCCATTCTAAACCTAATAATGTTTTGGTAAGAGAGGTATTGAAAAGAGGGGATTATGAAGGGGCTCTGTTAAATTCAAAATATAAGGTAACAAATGTATATGAAACACCTGCAACAGAACATGCTTATTTGGAGCCTGAGTCAGCTCTTGCTATGCCATATGGAAATGGAGGTATAGAAATACATACTTCCAGCCAATCAGTATATGATGAACAAAGAGAAATAGCAAGACTTCTAGGATTGGAAAGAGATCAGGTAAGAGTAAAATCAGCATATGTAGGTGGAGGATTTGGTGGAAAAGAAGATATGTCTGTACAACATCATGCAGCTCTTCTTGCATATGTTTTGAAAAAACCTGTTCAGGTAACTTTGAGTAGACAGGAAAGCATAAATATAAGTACTAAAAGACATCCTATGAAAATAGAAATGACTACATGCTGTGATGAAAATGGTATACTTACAGGAATGAAATGTAAGATATATGCTGATACAGGAGCTTATGCTTCATTGGGAGGTCCTGTACTGCAAAGAGCCTGTACTCATGCAGCTGGACCATATAATTATCAGAATATTGATATAGAAGGAATAGCTGTTTATACAAATAATCCTGTAGGAGGAGCATTCAGAGGATTTGGAGTTACCCAATCAGCTTTCGCTATAGAGGCAAATATAAATCAGCTGGCAGAACTTACAGGACTTTCTCCATGGGAAATAAGATACAGAAACGCTATCAGACCAGGACAGGTACTTCCAAATGGACAGATAGCTGATGAGGGAACAGCTCTGGTAGAAACTCTTGAAGCTGTAAAGGATGAATATTTTAATAATAAGATAGTAGGAATTGCATGTGCAATGAAAAATGCAGGAGTAGGAGTAGGACTTCCAGACATTGGAAAATGCAGACTTACTATAGAAAAGGGAAAAGTAAGAATAAGAACATCAGCAGCTTGCATAGGGCAGGGAATGGCAACAGTTTGTCTGCAGATGTTGTGTGAAACTACAGGACTTACAGCAGATAAGGTAGTAGTTGATTCTCCAGACACGGGAATAACTCCTAACAGTGGAACGACAACAGCTTCAAGGCAGACAGTATTTACAGGGGAGGCAACAAGGGTAGCTTCTCTTGAACTAAAGAAACAGCTTGAAACAAAAACATTGGAAGAACTAGAAGGCTGGGATTATGAAGGACAGTATTCAGGAATTACAGATAAAATGGGATCAGATAAGCCTAATCCTGTAAGTCATGTGGCTTATGGATATGCTACTCAAATAGTGATATTGGATGAAAATGGAAAAGTTCAGAAAGTGACCGCAGCTCATGATGTAGGCCGTGCTATCAATCCAAAAGCTTTAGAAGGACAGATAGAAGGTGGAGTAGTTATGGGACTTGGATATGGACTTACTGAAATTATGCCTGTGGAAAAAGGAGTACCTAAAGTAAAATTTGGAACTCTTGGATTATTCAGAGCTACAAATACTCCAGAAATTGAAGCTGTAATAGTAGAAAAAAATAGAGCAGAATTAGCTTATGGAGCAAAGGGTGTAGGAGAAATAGTTGTTATCCCTACAGCACCAGCTGTTCAAAATGCTTATTTTAAGTATGATGGAGAGTTTAGAACTTCTCTTCCTCTACAAAAAACAGCATACAGAAAATAAAAATTAAAAATGAACTGCACCTGAAATCTTAGATGGTAAGAAGAAAGGTGCAGTTTATTTTTGTATATATAATTGAAAAAATATGAATCTCAAAATAAAAACACTCTCTAGCTTAGTTGTCTAAGATTTTGGGTGAGTATATTTTATTATTAATTGGATGAAATTATTTTTTTAATAATGCTATTTCCTTTTTCAGTTAAATAAGTTCCACTTCTTCCCTTATTTACTTTTACATATTTTTCTTTTTGAAATTTTTTTAATATTTCACGAACTTCATGCTCAGTGATAAGACAGCCTATTTCTTCACATGCTTTTATAATTCCTTTTCTTCCAAATCCTTTTCCATATGAATAACGATTTTCTAAGACTTGTAAAACAGCCAGTTCTTGAGGAAGAAGTTTTAAATTGGAACTGCTGTTTCCTGATTTTTTAACATTTACTTTTATATGATTTTGGATTAAGCTGTTTTGAAATGCTTCTGGCAAATGAGAATAATCTATCTTAGGAATATTTAAACAAGAAAAATATTCAATTAAATTTCGCAGTTCTCTCACATTACCCTGCCATGGATAATTTAAAAATATAGATTTAACTGTATCAGTTAATTCAAAGCTTGTATTTAATTCATTTTGAAAGTATTTGATAAGTGAAAAAATATCCTCTTTTCGTTCTTTCAATGATGGAATGCGAATTGGGATTACATTTAAACGATAATATAAATCTTTTCTGAATTTTGACTGCATAATTTTTTCAACTATATTTTCATTGGTAGATGAGATTATTCTTACATCTATACTGATTGGTTCTGTAGCTCCTATTTTAACTATTTCTTTTTCTTGTAAAACTCTCAATAATTTTACCTGCATCATAGGGCTCATTGATTCAATTTCATCTAAGAATAATGTTCCTCCATTTGCAAATTCAAAAAGTCCAATTTTTCCTCCTTTTTTTGCTCCTGTAAAAGAACCTTCAGTATATCCAAAAAGTTCACTTTCCAGAAGGGTTTCAGGAAGAGCAGCACAATTTATTGCAACAAAAGCTGCATTTTTTCTGGGAGAAGCATTGTGGATAGCCTGAGCAAACATTTCTTTTCCTACACCACTATCTCCTTCGAGAATTATAGAGCCATTATTAGCAGCCATTCGTATAGCTATTTCTTTTATTGACTGGATAGCAGGACTTGTTCCAATAATATCATCAAATGTAAATCTAGCATAAGATTTTTTTTTGATTTTTTGAATCCGCAAAGCATTTTGCTTTTTTTCAGAAATATCAAATTTTTCTAATAAAACAAAATTACCAAGAATTTGATTTTTTAAAAGGAGGGGCATTATAGACACACTGATCTCATTATTTTCTATTTTGATAAGCTTTGAATTTTCATCAATAAGTACAGGTAAAGGGTCAGTTGTAAGCCACGGAAAAACTTCTTTGATAGATTTTCCAATAATATTAGAATTAAGTTGTAAAAGATTTTTTGCTGTTTCATTTATCATAGAAATATCATTTTTTTCATCCATAACAATTACTCCTGAATCTAAGGAGTTAAGTATAGCCTCAAGTTTCAATTCAGTAGTAAGATTGTTGTATGAAATCTTTTGAAGGGAATAATCTTTTACAGCCAAAGAATTGACATAGTTTTCAAACTCTCTACCCTTTAATACAAAATTAAGATTTAATTTTAGAGCTATTTCATAAATAGTATTGATTGATAATTTTCTGCATCCTAAATCTACACAATTAGTTATTTTAGCTGGAATAAGTTCCTTTTCACCAGTAGCAAAAGCAAGATCAACTGGAGGTACTTTTTTCATTTTGGGATAGTAGAGAAAAAATTCGATGTTGGATATTCCCAGATGAGTTAACTGAGATAGACTTTCCATTGTCATATGTTTATTCTGATTTACTATTAATGCTTTTGTACCAATAGGATATTTTCTTAAAATATCAACTGCCTTTTTGGAGAAAACAATATCAGCTCTAACAGTTTTAGATTCTGGAGGTAAAAATGGTTCTGCCCATTTATTTTTTTTAATATCATCACTAGTAGCTGATAAAAGATATAAATCACAGTTATGAATCATTCTCAAAGTTTTTTCTTCAATACTGTAAGTATATATATCAATATTATCAGTAAAAACCTGAGATAAGATATCTTTATAAAAGTTGGCAATAGAACTAGCTTTAGAAATTATACCTATTGATTTTTTCATTAGTATATCCTCCCCATCTTAATGAAGAACTTCTCCATATTTTCCAATTAACTTTTCATCTTTCCATGTAATTTCTCCATTAACAAGGACATAATTCATTCCTGTAGAAAGATGATTAGAATTGTCAAAAGTTGCATTATCTCCAAGTTTATCAATATCAAAAATAAGTATGTCAGCAAAATTTCCTTCAGCTAAGACTCCACGTTTTTCATAACCTAGCCTTTTAGCAGGCATTTGTGTAATTTTATGTATACCTTCTTGTAATGAAAGAATTTTTAAATCTTTAATATAGTATTTAAGAAAATGAGTAAAAGCAGCCATTTTTCTAGGATGAGGAGTATCACTCTCATCATACAAAGCATCTGAAATTACAATTGAGTAAGGAAGTTTAGCAATTTTTATGATGTCATCTGGAGAAATATTAAAACCAACAATTCCTACTTTTCCATTTTCACTTTCAAGTAAACAAGATATAAATTCTATCTCATCTTTAAAGCCAGATTCAACAGTACATTGATGAATAGTTTTTCCTATATATTTTTTATTTTCTATTTTAGAAAGACTACTGATCATAGAATGTGACCAACGAAAATCAGGGTTGATATTCTCATCATTTGGACCTGGATTTTGATAGCAATAACGCATCTTTTCCATGCTTTCTTTTGAGGTAATATTTTTTAAAATATCATCAAAATTTCTATCAAGAAAAGAAACTGGAAGAATTGCTGCTAATGTAGTGGCTGTTCCATGATAAGGATAAAAATCCACTGTAATATCCATTCCATTCTTTTGAGCATTTTCTATTAAATTAATTGCTTTAGTAAGTATTGTATTCCAGTTTTCTGGTCCCAATGCTTTTAAATGACTTATATGAAGAGCCATATCATTTTCCTGTGCAATCTCAATACTTTCTTTAACTGCTTCTACAAGCTTGGAAGCTTCATCACGCATATGAGGCATGTAAATCATATTTTTTCCTTTGCATGGAGCAAAAAGCCTTTTCATTTCTTCAGTAGTATTATAGACTTCAGGGAGATATACTAAACCAGATGAAACCCCCTTTATTCCAAGATCAACAGCTTCTTTTATATATTCCTGAGCTTTAAGCATTTCTGTTTCAGTAAAAGGAGAAGTATCATATCCTTTTACTGCAAGCCTCACAGCTCCAGTACCTTGCAGTGTTGAAATATTAACAGGTTTGTCTATAGACTTCAAGTCACTGATGTAGTCACTTAATTTTGAATATTTTGTATCCTTAACTGGATAGCCATGTGTTGGGACAGAATAATCGTATAAACCTTTAGATTTTTCTGTATATGGAGCAAAGGAAAAGCCACAGACACCAGTTCCAATAGTGGTTATTCCTTGAGCTAGTTCAATTTTTCCAAAATCTTCCTTGAAAATTGCTAAGTCACAATGTCTGTGAATATCAATAAATCCTGGAGTGACAATTTTATTTTTCGCATTTATGATTTCAGCATTTTCAAACTCTATATCTTTATCTATTTTTTCAATAATATTATCTTTAATGAGAATATCTCCAATAAAAGGTTTATTTTCCAGTGTTCCATCATAAATTAAACCATTTTTAATTAGTTTATACATAGCAACACCCCTTATAATTTCATAACTGTCACATGATCTTTTTCTTCATCTGACCATAATAATTTTTGTAAAGAATCACAATGTTCTTTTCCAAATAAACCAGGAGCACCTCCAGAATGAAGTAATACAGCATTTTCATTTGCTGGAATTATTTCTTTTTCTATTAAATCCACAAATCCTCTGAAAACTTTTCCAGTATAGCAAGGGTCAAGTATAATTGCTTCAGTAGAAGCCATAAGTTCTATATTTTTTTGAGTTTCTATATCAGGTTCATTGTAATTAGTACCCCCATAAGGAATTGCCTCATTACCTATTTCGAGATGAATATCTTCTTTTTTACATGTGAATCCCATATCAAAGAATTTACTGATTTCATTGATTGATTTTGCAGTATCTTCTATAGGAGTATAATCAGGTTCTATTGGAATACCAATAACCTCAAAAGGAGCATTGAAATATTTTGCTCCAGCCCATAAACCAGCAAAGGTACCTGTTGAACCATAGCCACATACAAGATATTTAGCAGTGATATCCTGCTCTTTCATCTGTTTCATGATTTCAGGGACAAACATTGCATATCCTGCAGAGCCAATAACTCCTTGACCTCCTACAGGAATGCTCAATATTTTTTCTCCCTGCATTTCATATTTTTTTACAATTTTATCTGCACATTCCTGTAAGAATTTTTTTTCAGCAAAGTGACGTTCATCTTTTGGCAGATTTTCAGCAGATGAGTAATCAACAAAATAAATATCTGCTCCCATCAATCTATCAAGCAAAAGATTTCCTGACAGATAATCAGGTTTCTTACCTTTTAAAACCAAAATAGGTTTTAGTCCATATTTCACAGCTGCTGCAACAGTAAGCCTTCCATGATTTGTTTGAACACCACCAAATGTCATAAGTGCTGTATATCCATTATCAATAGCATACTGAACCAGATATTCAAGCTTTCTGGTTTTGTTTCCTCCTAAAGCAAGTCCAGACATATCATCACGTTTAATATATAAGTTTCCTTTGCCAAGTTTTTTAGAAAGTTTTTCCATAAATTCAAGAGGAGTATTAGTATACCCAACATTAGCTTTTTTTAAATTTTCTATTTTCATTATAATCATCCGCCTTTAAAAAAATATTAAGGCAAATATTTAAGTTTATGTTCAACTGTATTATAAGTGGGAAAAAATAACATGTCAAGGGTATTTTATTATACAGGTTAAATATCCTGTTTAATTTTATTTTATCCTATTTATATCCTTATTACTCCAATTTATATTTTTATAATCCTTATTTTTGAAGATACAGTTATATATTTTTGGAAAAAAATAGATTGTTGATTTTAATTTAATTTTTAATTTCTTCTTTAATTGAGAAATCTAATAAATTTTGGCATAAGAGTTGCTTATATAATAGACAAATGGTAAATAGAAAGTTTATGTTCAAAATTTTCTAACAAAGTAAAAGAATTATATAAAACATATAAAAGG encodes:
- a CDS encoding N-acyl-D-amino-acid deacylase family protein, with product MYKLIKNGLIYDGTLENKPFIGDILIKDNIIEKIDKDIEFENAEIINAKNKIVTPGFIDIHRHCDLAIFKEDFGKIELAQGITTIGTGVCGFSFAPYTEKSKGLYDYSVPTHGYPVKDTKYSKLSDYISDLKSIDKPVNISTLQGTGAVRLAVKGYDTSPFTETEMLKAQEYIKEAVDLGIKGVSSGLVYLPEVYNTTEEMKRLFAPCKGKNMIYMPHMRDEASKLVEAVKESIEIAQENDMALHISHLKALGPENWNTILTKAINLIENAQKNGMDITVDFYPYHGTATTLAAILPVSFLDRNFDDILKNITSKESMEKMRYCYQNPGPNDENINPDFRWSHSMISSLSKIENKKYIGKTIHQCTVESGFKDEIEFISCLLESENGKVGIVGFNISPDDIIKIAKLPYSIVISDALYDESDTPHPRKMAAFTHFLKYYIKDLKILSLQEGIHKITQMPAKRLGYEKRGVLAEGNFADILIFDIDKLGDNATFDNSNHLSTGMNYVLVNGEITWKDEKLIGKYGEVLH
- a CDS encoding 1-aminocyclopropane-1-carboxylate deaminase/D-cysteine desulfhydrase translates to MKIENLKKANVGYTNTPLEFMEKLSKKLGKGNLYIKRDDMSGLALGGNKTRKLEYLVQYAIDNGYTALMTFGGVQTNHGRLTVAAAVKYGLKPILVLKGKKPDYLSGNLLLDRLMGADIYFVDYSSAENLPKDERHFAEKKFLQECADKIVKKYEMQGEKILSIPVGGQGVIGSAGYAMFVPEIMKQMKEQDITAKYLVCGYGSTGTFAGLWAGAKYFNAPFEVIGIPIEPDYTPIEDTAKSINEISKFFDMGFTCKKEDIHLEIGNEAIPYGGTNYNEPDIETQKNIELMASTEAIILDPCYTGKVFRGFVDLIEKEIIPANENAVLLHSGGAPGLFGKEHCDSLQKLLWSDEEKDHVTVMKL